In the Ensifer adhaerens genome, one interval contains:
- a CDS encoding patatin-like phospholipase family protein, with protein sequence MDSTGSLAAKLLSATLLFDQTSLAALEALAANSDRRILRRGEVLVREGDRSDRFFVVLSGRFTVIREGVLEPVAEIGQGELVGEVGFFAALPRIATVVAARDSIVLEIRDDQFERAAQALPSLRQSVTTFLARRFAMQSPPPTQIKQPCKLRTLAIVPAGSSRISADFIAQLRAAFAPDKRIIFLAKTELEDRFANLPFDDQAVLDWLNHLEVKADVIVYVADDEPSNWTRVCIRQADNVLLYADASDPPDLSPCEALALSVHTPSNLRLVLVHGKRTATVSGTAAWLDVRPGVRQHHHVSLEDQLDLERLVRFILGEARGFVAAGGGSLGCAHIGVYRAFVEAGASFDYLGGTSSGAAIMAGFASGLDADEIDRGTHLIFVKSRAFRRLTLPQYALLDHKVLDRTLQAEYGDSLIEDLWLPFFALSTNLSSRLAYVHRRGKLWHAVRASGSIPGVLPPFFTADGDMLVDGAIMNNLPLEQMKELKTGPNVVVSLGSDGPRRHHIDYDSIPGASELAVRMLTPFGRANLPKVPSVIQVITASVLAHRPEEVMLGERDMLVSPPISSAIGFMDWSRHSELYVNAYDWTKRWIEERLGENDPKLLQVLGVAAGPGLSQAISNGLDRTAL encoded by the coding sequence ATGGACTCCACCGGTTCCCTTGCCGCCAAGCTGCTGTCGGCGACGCTGTTGTTCGACCAGACCTCTTTGGCTGCCCTGGAGGCCCTGGCCGCCAACTCGGACCGCAGGATCTTGCGTCGCGGCGAGGTTCTCGTGCGAGAGGGAGACCGGTCGGACCGTTTCTTCGTCGTTCTGTCGGGCCGCTTCACAGTAATCCGCGAGGGTGTTCTTGAGCCTGTTGCCGAGATTGGCCAGGGCGAACTCGTTGGTGAAGTCGGCTTCTTTGCCGCGCTGCCGCGCATTGCGACCGTCGTTGCGGCGCGCGATTCCATCGTACTCGAAATTCGCGACGACCAGTTCGAGAGGGCCGCTCAAGCACTGCCCAGCCTGCGCCAGTCGGTGACGACGTTCCTCGCGCGCCGGTTTGCGATGCAGTCTCCGCCGCCAACACAGATCAAGCAACCCTGCAAGCTTCGGACGCTGGCAATTGTTCCTGCCGGCAGCAGCCGTATTTCAGCTGATTTCATCGCGCAGCTCCGCGCCGCATTTGCCCCGGACAAGCGGATCATCTTTCTGGCCAAAACAGAACTCGAGGACCGGTTCGCCAACTTGCCGTTCGACGACCAAGCCGTTCTGGATTGGTTGAACCATCTCGAAGTCAAGGCCGATGTCATTGTCTATGTTGCGGATGATGAGCCGAGCAACTGGACGCGTGTGTGTATTCGCCAGGCCGACAACGTCCTGTTGTATGCCGATGCTTCCGACCCGCCTGACCTCAGCCCCTGTGAAGCGTTGGCGCTCTCGGTCCATACGCCATCCAACCTTCGGCTGGTGCTCGTTCATGGGAAGCGCACCGCAACGGTCTCCGGAACTGCCGCATGGCTCGACGTACGGCCCGGCGTCCGCCAACACCACCACGTTTCCCTGGAAGACCAGCTCGATCTCGAACGCCTGGTCCGTTTCATTCTGGGCGAGGCGAGAGGCTTTGTCGCAGCCGGCGGGGGCTCGCTCGGCTGCGCGCATATCGGCGTCTACAGGGCATTTGTCGAGGCAGGAGCTTCCTTCGACTATCTCGGAGGGACCAGTTCGGGCGCCGCGATCATGGCTGGCTTTGCAAGCGGACTGGACGCCGACGAAATCGACCGGGGTACGCACCTCATCTTCGTCAAGAGCCGCGCGTTTCGCCGTCTCACCCTGCCGCAGTATGCGCTGCTTGATCACAAGGTGCTCGACCGCACGCTTCAGGCCGAATATGGCGATAGCCTGATTGAGGACCTCTGGCTCCCGTTTTTCGCGCTATCGACCAATCTCAGCAGCCGGCTGGCATATGTCCACCGGAGGGGCAAGCTCTGGCACGCCGTCAGGGCGTCGGGCTCGATCCCCGGCGTCCTGCCGCCGTTCTTCACGGCCGATGGCGACATGCTGGTCGATGGCGCCATCATGAACAATCTGCCGCTGGAGCAGATGAAGGAACTCAAGACGGGACCCAACGTCGTCGTGAGCTTGGGGTCCGACGGGCCGAGGAGGCATCATATCGACTATGACAGCATTCCCGGGGCGTCCGAACTGGCGGTGCGAATGCTCACACCGTTTGGTCGTGCCAATCTGCCGAAGGTTCCGAGTGTGATCCAGGTGATCACGGCGAGCGTGTTGGCACACAGGCCGGAGGAGGTGATGCTCGGCGAGCGGGACATGCTCGTCTCGCCGCCAATTTCGAGCGCAATCGGTTTCATGGATTGGAGCCGGCATTCCGAACTTTACGTCAACGCCTATGACTGGACGAAACGCTGGATCGAGGAACGTCTTGGCGAGAACGACCCGAAGCTTCTCCAGGTACTTGGTGTTGCGGCGGGGCCGGGCCTGTCACAGGCGATAAGCAATGGTCTGGATCGGACTGCTTTGTAG
- a CDS encoding MarR family winged helix-turn-helix transcriptional regulator translates to MRSEAWTAAEAIGLNPTQLQILTFLVARDRNGMRVKQIAAYLGVSQPTTTDSVNALLRKGLVEKHADPSDARALSVAATLRGEAAVRQAGQLASATEDAIAALSKLEQEDMLMHLVKIIRRLQSAGAIPEQRMCVNCRYFRPHVYDDPKAPHHCAFVDAAFGPAELRVDCGEFEGADAADRDAAWRIFNRGAA, encoded by the coding sequence ATGCGAAGCGAGGCCTGGACGGCGGCGGAGGCGATCGGTCTCAATCCGACGCAATTACAGATCCTCACCTTTCTCGTGGCCCGCGACCGGAACGGTATGCGCGTCAAGCAGATTGCCGCCTATCTCGGCGTCAGCCAGCCGACGACGACGGACTCGGTCAACGCGCTCCTGCGCAAAGGCCTCGTCGAGAAGCACGCCGACCCCAGCGACGCCCGGGCTCTGTCAGTCGCGGCAACGCTCCGGGGCGAAGCCGCCGTGCGCCAGGCCGGTCAACTGGCATCGGCGACCGAGGACGCCATCGCGGCGCTCTCCAAGCTCGAGCAGGAGGACATGCTGATGCATCTCGTCAAGATCATCCGCCGTCTGCAGTCGGCTGGCGCCATTCCGGAACAGCGCATGTGCGTCAACTGTCGCTATTTCCGACCCCATGTCTACGACGATCCGAAGGCGCCGCATCATTGCGCGTTCGTCGATGCCGCCTTCGGGCCGGCGGAGTTGCGCGTCGATTGCGGTGAGTTCGAAGGTGCCGACGCCGCGGACCGGGACGCCGCGTGGCGGATTTTCAACCGCGGCGCGGCCTGA
- a CDS encoding pseudoazurin, with product MLNAIKSGLGIAIAAMLVAAPAAAADFEVHMLNKGKDGAMVFEPASVKVAPGDTVTFIPTDKGHNVETIKGMIPDGAEAFKSKVNENYKVTFTAPGVYGVKCTPHYGMGMVGVVQVGDAPANLEAVKAAKNPKKAQERLDAALAALGN from the coding sequence ATGTTGAATGCAATCAAGAGCGGATTGGGTATCGCCATCGCGGCAATGCTTGTCGCAGCACCTGCAGCCGCCGCAGACTTCGAAGTGCACATGCTGAACAAGGGCAAAGACGGAGCCATGGTGTTCGAGCCGGCTTCGGTGAAGGTTGCGCCCGGGGATACGGTTACCTTCATCCCGACCGACAAGGGCCACAATGTCGAAACCATCAAGGGCATGATCCCCGATGGTGCCGAGGCCTTCAAAAGCAAGGTCAATGAAAACTACAAAGTGACCTTCACGGCTCCCGGCGTCTACGGCGTCAAGTGCACGCCGCACTACGGAATGGGCATGGTCGGCGTGGTTCAGGTCGGCGATGCCCCTGCCAACCTCGAAGCCGTGAAGGCAGCCAAGAATCCCAAGAAGGCGCAGGAGCGCCTGGACGCCGCGCTGGCTGCACTTGGCAACTAA
- a CDS encoding histidine kinase, whose protein sequence is MAENKNAGAPPSAQDLRMQILQREMEEMDKDRRLRTIEEEKHADFAADFLKKQVTEEEIAIVRRLVTNAVKAGKFEAMVYSFPSELCTDSGRAINSGDRDWPQTLQGKAKEFFDRYQQHGKPQGYKLKAMIINFPGGVPGDVGFFLNWAPDKA, encoded by the coding sequence ATGGCTGAGAATAAGAATGCCGGCGCACCTCCGAGTGCACAGGACCTCCGAATGCAGATCCTCCAGCGGGAAATGGAGGAGATGGACAAAGATCGGCGATTGAGGACGATTGAGGAAGAGAAACACGCCGACTTCGCCGCAGATTTCCTCAAGAAGCAGGTGACCGAGGAGGAGATCGCCATCGTTCGCCGCCTTGTGACGAACGCCGTCAAGGCCGGCAAGTTCGAAGCTATGGTTTATAGCTTCCCGTCCGAGCTATGCACCGACAGCGGCCGCGCCATCAACAGCGGTGACCGCGACTGGCCGCAGACCCTGCAGGGCAAGGCAAAGGAGTTCTTCGATCGCTATCAGCAGCACGGCAAGCCGCAAGGCTACAAGTTGAAGGCGATGATCATCAACTTTCCGGGCGGCGTGCCCGGCGACGTCGGGTTCTTCCTGAACTGGGCTCCGGACAAGGCCTGA
- a CDS encoding MgtC/SapB family protein translates to MDQITAELFPPSQIPYPIILARILGALIFGAVIGFEREAKARPAGLKTHMLVCLAACAFGIISLESVRLNGLFDDRVRIDPLRVVEAVTAGVAFLAAGTIVLSRGEVQGITTGASLWLAGAIGIAVGFGHWIVAGLAVASAFSVLFVIGSFEARATRHEKPDVAPQDRASNNHTKR, encoded by the coding sequence ATGGATCAGATCACTGCTGAATTGTTCCCGCCTTCACAGATTCCCTATCCCATCATTTTGGCGCGAATCCTCGGCGCACTGATCTTTGGTGCAGTCATCGGCTTTGAGCGTGAGGCAAAGGCACGTCCGGCGGGTCTAAAGACGCACATGCTCGTCTGCCTTGCCGCATGCGCATTCGGTATAATTTCGCTGGAAAGCGTCCGGCTGAACGGCCTCTTCGACGACCGTGTCCGTATCGATCCGCTGCGGGTGGTGGAGGCTGTGACCGCAGGTGTCGCCTTTCTCGCCGCCGGCACCATCGTGCTTTCCAGAGGTGAAGTTCAGGGGATTACGACTGGCGCGAGCCTTTGGCTCGCCGGAGCTATCGGCATTGCGGTGGGCTTCGGTCACTGGATCGTCGCCGGCCTTGCCGTCGCCTCCGCCTTCTCCGTCCTCTTTGTCATCGGTTCTTTCGAGGCGCGGGCAACGCGGCACGAAAAGCCGGATGTGGCACCGCAGGACCGGGCGAGCAACAACCACACCAAGCGCTAG